A DNA window from Mucilaginibacter xinganensis contains the following coding sequences:
- a CDS encoding type II toxin-antitoxin system VapC family toxin: MIYKKAFVDSDILLDLLLNREPFFIYSRTLLTDDIKKIIELNTSTLILANVHYIISKNLNKSVAITSIKYIMDLINVVPFEASHINSAIIANQADFEDSIQYHIAKENKCDLIVSRNIKHYKKFDIPVLNAEEFLRKIL, from the coding sequence ATGATTTATAAAAAAGCTTTTGTTGACAGTGACATACTTTTAGATTTATTACTTAACAGAGAACCTTTTTTCATTTACAGCAGGACGCTGCTTACAGATGACATAAAAAAAATAATTGAGTTAAATACATCTACATTGATTTTAGCAAACGTTCATTATATTATTTCAAAAAATTTGAACAAAAGCGTTGCTATAACCTCAATTAAATATATAATGGATTTGATTAACGTTGTTCCTTTTGAAGCAAGCCATATCAATTCAGCAATTATTGCCAATCAGGCAGATTTTGAAGATAGCATCCAATATCACATTGCAAAAGAAAACAAATGCGATTTGATTGTTAGCCGAAATATAAAACATTACAAAAAGTTTGACATCCCAGTGCTTAACGCCGAGGAATTTTTAAGAAAAATACTATAA
- a CDS encoding DUF6364 family protein: MAKLTLSIEPDRIAKAKRYAYKHQTSISKIVSDFLADITKKDEIDEEDPFVKKLRQIEVSDKIKALSGILKGKVPDDINVWDAKYEYLKEKYDL, translated from the coding sequence ATGGCAAAGTTAACATTGAGTATCGAACCTGATAGAATTGCAAAAGCAAAGAGATATGCTTATAAACATCAAACGAGTATTTCAAAAATTGTTTCAGACTTTTTGGCCGATATAACAAAAAAAGACGAAATTGATGAGGAAGACCCTTTTGTTAAAAAACTAAGACAGATAGAAGTCTCAGACAAAATAAAAGCACTCAGTGGAATATTAAAAGGGAAAGTGCCAGATGATATTAATGTTTGGGATGCCAAATATGAGTATTTAAAAGAAAAGTATGATTTATAA